One Chryseobacterium wanjuense genomic region harbors:
- a CDS encoding leucyl aminopeptidase family protein, producing the protein MKLVNKKNKNYTQVFHVFTEEEWTKTSKNFNKNISTFFTGKKNEVFVNAQEEGIAYFIGLGKSMLQNFEIQQVANKFSQTQKKNLQAVPTLVLADFMNEKQFEEFVKGLLIGTYNYPFEKTHSFWNAKFELHFENLSQKKLDYINQKALALTNGQIACQDWLNKPANLKKPDIFSTYLKNLAKKHSLKYTSFNRKKCEELGLGAYLSVNQGSAYDAAFTILEYKTTVKNAATFGLVGKCVLFDTGGISLKDHTNMHYMKSDMGGATAVLGTLIYAAEMQLPVNIVAILPITDNAISENAFLPSDVITAYNGKTIEVLNTDAEGRMILADGLSYMAKNFKTDFLIDLATLTGSSVRMFGDTCGALFSNNEELKNLLIKTGDKTNQRLWNLPLWDVWKDDIQSDVADLKNISMKPIGDCIVAAKFLEQFIESHPKWAHLDIAGVAFGSVGYAKEKAATGFGVQLLADLIENYH; encoded by the coding sequence TTTGTGAATGCCCAGGAAGAAGGCATTGCTTATTTTATTGGTTTAGGAAAATCAATGTTACAAAATTTTGAAATTCAGCAGGTTGCTAATAAATTTTCGCAGACTCAGAAAAAAAATCTGCAGGCGGTTCCGACTTTGGTTTTGGCTGATTTTATGAACGAAAAACAATTTGAAGAATTTGTAAAAGGGCTTTTGATCGGGACTTACAACTACCCTTTCGAAAAAACGCATTCATTTTGGAACGCCAAATTTGAGCTTCATTTTGAAAATTTAAGTCAGAAAAAATTAGATTATATCAATCAGAAAGCTTTAGCATTAACTAACGGACAAATTGCCTGTCAGGACTGGCTGAACAAACCTGCCAATCTTAAAAAGCCAGATATTTTCAGTACATATCTTAAAAATTTAGCAAAAAAACACAGCTTAAAATACACTTCTTTTAACAGAAAAAAATGTGAAGAATTAGGCTTGGGAGCTTATCTTTCTGTGAATCAGGGAAGCGCTTACGATGCCGCTTTCACGATTTTGGAATATAAAACAACAGTGAAAAACGCTGCCACTTTCGGTCTTGTGGGAAAATGTGTATTGTTTGACACAGGCGGAATTTCTTTAAAAGATCACACGAATATGCACTATATGAAGTCGGATATGGGCGGAGCGACGGCGGTTTTGGGAACTTTAATCTATGCCGCAGAAATGCAGCTTCCTGTAAATATTGTGGCCATTTTACCCATCACCGACAATGCCATTTCTGAAAATGCCTTCCTTCCGAGCGACGTCATTACAGCCTACAACGGAAAAACTATCGAAGTTCTGAACACCGATGCAGAGGGCAGAATGATCCTGGCAGACGGACTTTCCTACATGGCAAAAAACTTTAAAACTGATTTCCTGATCGACCTTGCAACATTAACCGGAAGTTCCGTAAGAATGTTCGGCGATACCTGCGGCGCTTTGTTTTCCAATAATGAAGAATTAAAAAATCTTTTAATAAAAACCGGAGACAAAACCAATCAAAGACTCTGGAATTTACCGCTTTGGGATGTCTGGAAAGATGATATTCAGTCTGATGTGGCAGATCTGAAGAATATTTCCATGAAACCGATCGGAGATTGCATTGTTGCGGCAAAATTTTTGGAACAATTTATTGAAAGCCATCCAAAATGGGCACATTTGGATATTGCAGGAGTTGCTTTCGGAAGCGTGGGATATGCCAAAGAAAAGGCTGCAACCGGCTTTGGAGTGCAATTATTGGCAGATTTAATCGAAAATTATCACTAA